From Uloborus diversus isolate 005 chromosome 8, Udiv.v.3.1, whole genome shotgun sequence, a single genomic window includes:
- the LOC129228721 gene encoding protein zer-1 homolog gives MVDFPSVWIENSPESLLDITLRYCIRDPSTFCCYIPTKGEHELQQGLSLPVEICERMLKLSKEELSDDCFNKFICLFKDCSRTRLKNVDVSDTSIEDIALAILTQHKLVELNISGCKKLTAQCLNYVSHTWSSLHSLVVGSSSQVLLEAEVASPHWMYHPHHRMGLFTTTAGEDTNVAQLDVDQDLLELPNLRRLVIHGLTKTNSNVHFNCLLSNTCNLTHLDLSNCESLDDLQCLVFQQNLVSLVLCDVPDVERCFKNIIKLKSLRHLDISQSNELTIYYENPNKVLKIIVDNLEELVSLDISGTNLAGSRTQERDERSSSLEKSGEEENLTDIPGLASRVKRPLEFLGLLNTAYDACYRHHIPAKKISGDATEEQILIAGQMYCSREPMIQKVLNDLFHLFRFSTCRNTKLALDVVMEAMRIHLKVKHIQVSGSASLFYIVKGDDKEHFNIKIRRKIIKILLDAMFSHYSDVTMLRNGCLTLIHFKMPEDAFFDYERLVSLLLLIVAQEEQDDFVQRIGVYLLNSLACQVDGVQKQLVGDRGAITIMLDLIRKRLAENVCDEVMETAWSTMWNVTDETPLNCSRFLEGRGMTLFLGCLQAFPEKPELLRNMMGLLGNVAEVKELRTHLMKDEYLTVFSDLLSNDSDGIEVSYNAAGILSHIASDGPESWASHNIASVKRQAVLQRMVDVIEKWDLEAKRNINYRSFEPILRLLSVNHTPEAQHWAVWALANLTRVYPEKYCLLLKEEGGIELLKGLLENPGYKRIGELAEIIIKQCQKFESSGGEYCESEDSEEILVYI, from the exons ATGGTTGACTTTCCTTCTGTGTGGATTGAAAATAGTCCAGAATCACTTCTGGACATAACACTCAGGTACTGCATAAGAGATCCAAGCACCTTCTGTTGCTATATTCCAACGAAAGGGGAACATGAGTTGCAACAAGGCCTTTCTCTACCGGTGGAAATTTGTGAGCGAATGCTGAAACTTAGTAAGGAGGAACTGAGTGATGATTGCTTCAATAAATTTATCTGCTTATTCAAAGATTGTTCTAGAACTCGTTTAAAAAATGTGGATGTGAGTGATACATCGATTGAAGATATTGCCCTAGCTATCCTGACTCAGCATAAGCTCGTGGAATTAAATATTTCAGGGTGCAAGAAATTAACAGCACAATGTTTGAATTATGTTTCCCATACGTGGTCCAGTTTGCACTCTCTTGTTGTAGGTTCCAGCTCACAAGTACTTCTAGAAGCAGAGGTGGCATCTCCGCATTGGATGTACCATCCACATCATCGCATGGGACTGTTCACCACCACAGCTGGAGAAGACACAAATGTTGCTCAACTTGATGTAGACCAAGATTTGCTTGAACTTCCAAACCTTCGTAGGCTCGTTATTCATGGCCTCACAAAAACTAATTCAAACGTTCATTTTAACTGCCTGTTAAGCAATACCTGTAACCTTACTCATCTAGACCTCTCAAACTGTGAATCTCTAGATGATTTACAGTGTTTGGTGTTTCAACAAAATTTAGTATCCTTGGTTTTATGTGATGTTCCTGATGTTGAacgttgttttaaaaatataatcaagcTGAAGTCTTTAAG gcACCTAGACATATCTCAGTCCAATGAACTCACAATATATTATGAGAATCCCAACAAAGTCCTGAAAATCATAGTAGATAATTTGGAAGAACTTGTGTCCTTGGATATCTCTGGAACAAATCTTGCTGGAAGCAGAACACAAGAGCGTGATGAAAGATCAAG TTCTCTCGAAAAATCTGGTGAAGAGGAAAATCTTACAGATATACCAGGCCTTGCAAGTAGAGTGAAGAGGCCTTTGGAATTTCTTGGTCTTCTAAACACTGCTTATGATGCTTGTTACAGGCATCATATTCCAGCTAAGAAG ATTTCTGGAGATGCAACTGAAGAGCAGATTCTAATTGCTGGACAAATGTACTGCTCTCGTGAACCAATGATACAAAAGGTTCTCAACGATTTATTCCATCTTTTTCGTTTCTCTACTTGTCGAAACACGAAGTTGGCTCTTGATGTTGTTATGGAAGCAATGAGAATTCATTTAAAAGTCAAACATATTCAAGTGTCCGGCAG TGCTTCGTTGTTTTACATTGTTAAAGGAGATGACAAAGaacattttaacattaaaatacgAAG gaaaatcataaaaatattactagatgCTATGTTTTCTCATTATTCCGATGTAACA ATGCTGAGAAATGGCTGTTTGACTctcatacattttaaaatgccTGAAGATGCG TTTTTTGACTATGAGCGCTTGGTGAGTTTGCTGCTGTTGATTGTAGCCCAAGAGGAGCAAGATGATTTTGTTCAGCGTATTGGTGTCTATCTTTTGAACAGTTTGGCTTGTCAGGTGGATGGAGTGCAGAAGCAGCTTGTTGGAGATCGTGGAGCGATAACA ATAATGCTGGATCTTATAAGAAAGCGATTGGCTGAAAATGTATGTGATGAGGTGATGGAGACAGCTTGGAGCACAATGTGGAATGTTACTG ATGAAACTCCTCTTAATTGTTCACGGTTTCTGGAAGGAAGAGGGATGACTCTTTTCTTGGGATGCTTAcag GCTTTTCCAGAAAAACCAGAGCTCTTGAGAAATATGATGGGACTTTTG GGAAATGTTGCTGAAGTTAAAGAGCTTAGGACTCACTTGATGAAAGATGAATATTTAACTGTATTTAG TGATTTGCTGAGCAATGATAGTGATGGCATTGAAGTGAGCTACAATGCGGCAGGTATTTTATCACATATAGCGTCAGATGGTCCAGAGTCATGGGCTTCCCATAATATTGCCTCTGTCAAAAGGCAAGCTGTGTTGCAAAGAATGGTTGATGTCATTGAAAAGTGGGACCTTGAAGCAAAGAGAAATATCAATTACAG ATCTTTCGAGCCTATTCTGAGGCTGCTGTCTGTAAATCATACACCAGAGGCTCAACATTGGGCAGTGTGGGCATTAGCGAATTTAACACGAGTGTACCCAGAAAAATATTGCCTTTTATTGAAAGAAGAAGGAGGCATTGAACTACTGAAAGGACTCCTAGAAAATCCTGGATACAAAAGAATTGGGGAATTGGCAGAAATTATTATTAAACAATGCCaaaa